The Planctomycetota bacterium genomic sequence GCTCTACGAAGCGACGCGACAGCAAGCGCTGGAAGAAAGCGCCAGTGGCCTGCGGCTCTACGTCGAGCACGAGAACCACACCGCCCAACAGACCTACCGCAAGCTTGGGATGAGCAAAACGCACTACCACATCATGGAAGAGATGCTGACCAGCAACGGGTAGCTGCGGGGCTATGGCCCGCAGTCTGAGTCACGCGATTCGCTCCTCGTCAGACTGCGGTCCGTAGCCCCGCAGCTACTCCTTCGGGTCGCTCGGAAGGGCAGCAAAGGTTGTCTCTGAGCGGATGAACGCGTAGCTTCCCCCACAGATGCCCACCCCCCGTCCGCTCCTTACCCTTCCGCTCCGAGGCCTTTTGGGCCGCGGGCGTGTGTGCGGGTAGCGGCTTCGACCGATACCAGAACACCACGACGCCCCGCGGCCCATGCCGCGGGGCTTTTGCGTCCACCTTCGCTCACGATCAGCCATGACCGACCCGCTCCGCATCTTCGACACCACCCTCCGCGACGGCGAGCAATCGCCGGGAGCGACTTTGACCCGCGCGGAAAAGATCGAGATCGCCCGTCATCTTGAGACGATGGGCGTCGACATCATCGAAGCCGGCTTCCCCGTCAGCAGCCCCGGCGACTTCGACAGCGTCAAGGCCATCGCGGGCGAGCTGAAGCGGGCCACGGTCTGCGGCCTGGCCAGGTGCGTTCCCCTTGACATCGACCGCGCTGGAGAAGCCGTCAAGGACGCAGCCAACCCGAGAATCCACGTCTTTTGCGCCACCAGCAAGATCCACCGCGAGCACAAGCTCAAGAAGGGCAAGGAGGACATCCTCGACCTGGCAGTCAAGAGCATCAAGCACGCACTGAGCTACTGCGACGACGTCGAGTTCTCGCCGGAAGACGCGAGTCGGACGGAGTACGAGTTCATTCGCGACATCACGATCGCCGCCATCGAGGCCGGTGCGACGACGATCAATCTGCCCGACACCGTCGGCTACAGCTACCCCGACGAATATGCCGCTGTTTTTCGACGCATCATCGCGGACGTGCCAGCCGTGAAGGAGAAGGGCATCATCCTCAGCACGCACTGCCATAACGACCTCGGCATGGCCGTCGCGAACACGCTCGCCGCCGTCGAGGCCGGGGCACGGCAGGTCGAAGTGACCGTCAACGGCATCGGCGAACGGGCGGGCAACGCGTCGCTCGAGGAAATCGTTATGGCGCTGCGGACGCGGTCGGATCACTTCGGCATCGACACGAACGTCGACGCGAAGAAGCTCTTCCCTGCCAGTCGCATGGTCAGCTCGC encodes the following:
- a CDS encoding 2-isopropylmalate synthase, whose product is MTDPLRIFDTTLRDGEQSPGATLTRAEKIEIARHLETMGVDIIEAGFPVSSPGDFDSVKAIAGELKRATVCGLARCVPLDIDRAGEAVKDAANPRIHVFCATSKIHREHKLKKGKEDILDLAVKSIKHALSYCDDVEFSPEDASRTEYEFIRDITIAAIEAGATTINLPDTVGYSYPDEYAAVFRRIIADVPAVKEKGIILSTHCHNDLGMAVANTLAAVEAGARQVEVTVNGIGERAGNASLEEIVMALRTRSDHFGIDTNVDAKKLFPASRMVSSLTGLAVQRNKAIVGQNAFAHEAGIHQDGVLKHRETYEIMNPADVGVPSNQLVLGKHSGRHAFRERIEALGYSPDQTQTELAFDRFKKLADKKKEVYDEDIEAIIDDLLEAGDTAGRWELVSLQVVAGSDAMTPTATVSLKSPEGEVQTDAATGDGPVDAIYSTVMRILGREFRLVDYRIRAITGGKDAQGEVNVELETVGDDAPGVRAGGRGLSTDILNASALAYVAAANRLSNPQRRQVTQHSGV